Proteins encoded in a region of the Geobacillus genomosp. 3 genome:
- the prpF gene encoding 2-methylaconitate cis-trans isomerase PrpF, with translation MKQWGKQIKIPAVYMRGGTSKGIFFLKEDLPSDPSKRDKLLLRVMGSPDPYGQQIDGMGAATSSTSKVVIISKSNRPGCDVDYLFGQVAIGQPLIDWSGNCGNLTAAVGPFAIDHGLVDAPKDGVATVHIWQENIGKEIIAHVPMKDGEVQELGDFVLDGVAFPASEIKLEFLDPGGEGGVLPTGNPIDILHVPGIGEVEATLINAGNPSVFISASSMGLTGTELQQDINGNPDLLARLEWIRAHGAVAMGVADDIEYAMAKRQHTPKIAFLAEPASYTASSGKVVRREEIDLLARILSMGKLHHAMTGTGAVAMAAAAAIPGTIVSNILGRAVSEIRIGHPSGIVRVGAAVERHHHSWMVKKVVMSRSARRLMEGFVLVPNIID, from the coding sequence AAGGGAATTTTTTTTCTGAAAGAAGATTTGCCCTCTGATCCGTCGAAACGTGACAAACTATTGTTGCGTGTGATGGGAAGTCCGGATCCGTATGGGCAGCAAATCGATGGCATGGGTGCGGCGACGTCAAGCACGAGCAAGGTGGTCATCATCAGCAAAAGCAACCGGCCCGGATGTGATGTTGATTATTTATTCGGCCAAGTAGCCATAGGGCAGCCACTCATTGATTGGAGTGGGAACTGCGGGAATCTTACAGCGGCGGTTGGTCCTTTTGCGATTGATCACGGGCTCGTCGATGCTCCTAAGGATGGGGTGGCCACTGTCCATATTTGGCAGGAGAACATTGGAAAGGAAATCATCGCCCATGTCCCGATGAAGGATGGAGAAGTGCAAGAGCTTGGCGATTTCGTGCTAGACGGAGTAGCCTTTCCAGCGTCGGAAATCAAGCTGGAATTCCTTGATCCTGGCGGGGAGGGAGGGGTTCTGCCAACCGGAAATCCCATCGACATCCTTCACGTTCCGGGAATAGGAGAAGTGGAGGCAACTCTAATCAATGCCGGAAATCCTTCTGTCTTTATTTCTGCATCGTCAATGGGATTAACGGGAACAGAATTGCAACAAGATATTAACGGCAATCCGGATTTGTTGGCGCGGTTGGAATGGATCCGCGCTCACGGGGCTGTCGCTATGGGGGTGGCAGACGACATCGAGTACGCCATGGCGAAACGCCAGCATACACCGAAAATTGCCTTTTTGGCTGAGCCAGCAAGCTATACTGCATCGAGCGGCAAAGTGGTGCGCCGGGAAGAGATTGACCTGTTGGCGCGCATTTTGTCGATGGGGAAACTGCATCATGCCATGACAGGCACAGGTGCGGTGGCGATGGCTGCTGCGGCGGCGATCCCGGGAACGATCGTGAGCAACATTTTAGGACGCGCAGTATCCGAGATTCGCATCGGGCATCCGTCGGGCATTGTAAGAGTAGGAGCTGCAGTCGAACGACATCATCATAGTTGGATGGTAAAAAAAGTGGTGATGAGCCGCAGTGCCCGGCGATTGATGGAAGGGTTTGTCCTTGTACCTAATATCATCGATTAA
- a CDS encoding RraA family protein, which translates to MNIISQFEMIPTTCISDVMQGLNNLDSQIKPLKENDRVAGRAFTVKMPVGDNLVFLKALKEAPPGSVLVVDAKGDTYRAIAGDFLVGVAQMLGIKGIVAHGVIRDIEGIRKLNIPVFCLGTTVAASGKAGMGEINVPVSCGGVTVHPGDMIVGDADGVVVVPQMREQEILQKALEKLQMDLDRAKRVSSREEALRYLENVLNK; encoded by the coding sequence ATGAATATAATCAGTCAGTTTGAAATGATACCGACCACCTGTATTTCTGATGTGATGCAAGGTCTCAATAATCTTGATTCGCAGATCAAGCCTTTGAAGGAAAATGATCGCGTGGCAGGAAGAGCGTTTACAGTGAAAATGCCCGTAGGGGACAATCTTGTTTTTTTGAAGGCGCTGAAGGAAGCGCCGCCGGGAAGTGTCCTTGTGGTAGACGCCAAAGGGGACACCTATCGGGCCATCGCAGGAGATTTTTTAGTTGGCGTAGCACAAATGTTAGGAATAAAAGGGATTGTTGCCCACGGGGTGATACGGGACATTGAGGGGATTAGAAAATTGAATATTCCTGTTTTCTGCCTCGGAACGACTGTGGCAGCTAGTGGAAAGGCTGGTATGGGGGAAATCAATGTCCCTGTCTCTTGCGGTGGGGTGACGGTGCATCCGGGTGATATGATCGTCGGTGATGCTGATGGAGTTGTTGTTGTACCACAAATGCGGGAACAGGAAATTTTACAAAAGGCATTAGAAAAACTGCAAATGGATCTCGACAGAGCAAAACGGGTATCCAGCAGGGAGGAAGCGCTTCGGTATTTGGAAAATGTCTTGAATAAATAA
- a CDS encoding LysR family transcriptional regulator: MEDRDWMILHTLYKEKSITKTAQRLFISQPTLTKRLQQIEKELEVKIVDRGFKGVQFTPEGEYLAKCAEDMLHRLRVIKENLKNFHHQVARTLRLGVSNFISKYKLPALLKYFKDQYPQVEFQVKTGYSRDIFALLYSQEVHVAFIRGEYNWPDQKHLLFEENICVASKQEVDLEQLPQLPRIDYKTDVLYRQLVDNWWAERYIHPPYIAMVVDQGDTCKEMVANGLGYAIMPSLFLENVKGLHKICLTDKKGRPLTQKTWMMYHQDSLTLNVVNAFVDVVKQLDIYSL; encoded by the coding sequence ATGGAAGACCGCGACTGGATGATTTTGCATACCCTTTATAAGGAGAAAAGTATTACGAAAACCGCCCAACGACTATTTATTTCGCAACCAACACTAACAAAACGCCTGCAACAAATTGAAAAAGAGTTGGAAGTCAAAATTGTGGATCGCGGATTCAAAGGAGTGCAATTTACGCCGGAAGGAGAATACCTCGCCAAGTGTGCTGAAGATATGTTGCATCGTCTTCGCGTGATAAAAGAAAATTTAAAGAATTTCCATCATCAAGTAGCGAGAACGTTGCGCCTTGGTGTATCGAACTTCATTAGCAAATACAAACTCCCTGCTCTGCTCAAATATTTTAAAGATCAGTACCCTCAAGTCGAATTCCAAGTGAAAACCGGCTACAGTCGAGATATTTTTGCTTTATTATATAGTCAGGAAGTCCATGTGGCTTTTATTCGCGGGGAATACAACTGGCCTGATCAAAAACACTTGCTGTTTGAGGAAAACATCTGTGTTGCCTCTAAGCAAGAGGTAGATTTAGAACAACTCCCCCAACTGCCAAGAATTGATTATAAAACAGACGTCTTATATAGGCAGTTAGTGGATAACTGGTGGGCGGAGCGATATATACATCCTCCGTATATCGCTATGGTCGTCGATCAAGGGGACACATGCAAAGAAATGGTGGCCAATGGATTAGGATACGCGATTATGCCTTCACTATTTTTGGAAAATGTGAAAGGGCTTCATAAAATCTGCCTGACAGATAAAAAAGGGCGTCCTCTCACCCAAAAAACATGGATGATGTACCATCAAGACTCTTTAACATTAAATGTCGTGAACGCCTTTGTTGATGTAGTCAAACAGCTTGATATATATTCCTTATAA
- the acnA gene encoding aconitate hydratase AcnA, producing the protein MEDKVLKSIRRTKSHFSLRGKTYSFYRINALEEDGVGNVSRLPYSIKVLLEAAVREFDGSAITAEHIAMLANWGKKRETTREVPFKPSRILMHDTTGLPALVDLAAMRDTMAQMGGDVRKINPLIPVDLVVDHSVTIDYFGKPDAVNLNEQLNFNRNMERFRFLRWAQKAFANFRVVPPSSGIMHQVNMEFLSSVISLKKNGNETVIFPDSLIGTDSRTTMINGLGIVAWGVGGIEAEAAVLGQPVYFVMPEVVGLKLTGSLSEGVTATDLALTITNLLRQKGVVGKFVEFFGSGVQTLSVADRATIANMAPEYGATMGYFPVDRETINYLRLMGRDEEQIDLVETYYRIQGMYKQEESPEPCYSEIIELDLSTVVPCLAGPKRPQDRIELGQMKKRYQEMIQAPLPQGGYGLTEKDWQKSVVITHEDGTQSVLQNGAIVLAAITSCTNTSNPTLLVAAGLVARNAVKKGLRMPPYVKTSLSPGSRVVTDYLQRAGLLSYLEELGFYIAAYGCATCIGNSGPLLPEVSKAIADHELTVASVLSGNRNFEGRIHPQVKLNYLASPPLVVAYALAGTVNIDLTTEPIGYNKNHQPVYLKELWPSSAEIQQVLQQSLQPELFRKRYEVVYEANEQWNRIDISEGLLYQWDERSCYIRKPPFLERFRWDVKEMEDIKEARVLALLGDVVTTDHLSPSGVILPNSPAGLYLQSCGVEPKDFNSYPSRRGNHHVMVRGALANVLNLMVPEAGRGMTKNWLTGEIMSIYDAAMKYKEKDIPLLIIAGKEYGTGSSRDWAAKGTYLLGVKAVIAESFERIHRSNLVGMGVLPLQFVDGINASSLGITGAETFRTIGLDKGVKPGQKIKVEGIREDGTCFEFDVIVRLDNAIEVEYYRNGGIMQTVMRRLAQSPFGNSLKTAQ; encoded by the coding sequence ATGGAAGACAAAGTGCTCAAAAGCATACGGAGAACGAAATCTCATTTTTCTTTACGTGGAAAAACCTACTCTTTCTATCGCATCAACGCGCTCGAAGAGGATGGAGTCGGAAACGTTTCCCGACTGCCTTATTCCATCAAAGTGTTGTTGGAAGCGGCTGTACGTGAATTTGATGGTTCCGCGATCACCGCAGAGCATATCGCCATGTTAGCGAATTGGGGAAAAAAGCGCGAGACAACCCGGGAAGTGCCTTTTAAGCCGTCTAGGATTCTTATGCATGATACGACCGGACTACCGGCATTAGTGGATTTAGCAGCCATGCGCGACACAATGGCACAGATGGGAGGAGATGTTCGTAAAATCAACCCTCTTATTCCTGTAGACCTTGTCGTAGATCATTCGGTGACAATTGATTATTTTGGAAAGCCGGACGCCGTCAACTTAAATGAACAACTCAACTTCAACCGAAATATGGAACGCTTTCGTTTTTTGCGTTGGGCGCAAAAAGCGTTCGCTAATTTTCGCGTTGTTCCACCCTCGAGCGGCATTATGCATCAAGTGAATATGGAGTTTCTATCATCGGTTATTTCCTTAAAAAAGAATGGCAATGAAACGGTAATTTTTCCAGACTCGCTGATTGGAACCGATTCCCGTACAACGATGATTAACGGATTGGGAATTGTAGCGTGGGGAGTAGGCGGAATCGAAGCAGAGGCGGCTGTATTAGGGCAGCCTGTGTACTTCGTCATGCCAGAAGTCGTTGGCCTGAAACTCACGGGTTCACTTTCTGAGGGAGTGACAGCGACCGATTTGGCTTTGACCATTACCAATCTTCTTCGGCAAAAAGGGGTTGTTGGCAAGTTTGTGGAATTTTTCGGTTCAGGAGTTCAAACGCTGAGTGTAGCTGATCGCGCGACCATTGCGAATATGGCGCCTGAGTATGGGGCCACTATGGGCTATTTCCCTGTCGACAGGGAAACGATAAACTACTTGCGGCTGATGGGCCGCGATGAGGAACAAATAGACCTTGTGGAAACGTATTACCGAATCCAAGGCATGTATAAGCAAGAAGAAAGCCCGGAACCATGCTATTCTGAAATCATTGAGCTGGATTTATCGACCGTTGTTCCCTGTCTGGCAGGGCCTAAGCGCCCGCAGGATCGCATTGAATTAGGACAGATGAAGAAACGTTACCAAGAGATGATTCAAGCCCCATTGCCGCAAGGCGGTTATGGACTCACGGAGAAGGATTGGCAAAAATCAGTGGTCATTACGCATGAAGATGGGACACAGTCAGTTTTGCAAAACGGTGCGATTGTTTTAGCAGCAATCACAAGTTGTACGAATACGTCCAATCCCACGTTATTGGTGGCGGCTGGACTTGTGGCCAGAAATGCCGTTAAGAAAGGACTTCGGATGCCGCCGTATGTGAAAACGTCTCTAAGCCCGGGCTCGCGGGTGGTCACAGATTACTTGCAGAGGGCAGGGTTGCTGTCCTACTTAGAAGAGTTAGGATTCTATATCGCAGCTTACGGGTGTGCGACATGTATTGGCAACTCGGGGCCGCTTCTCCCGGAGGTCAGTAAGGCCATCGCCGATCACGAACTGACTGTAGCTAGTGTGTTGTCAGGAAACCGCAATTTTGAAGGGCGTATACATCCACAAGTGAAATTAAACTATTTGGCATCGCCTCCGCTTGTTGTTGCTTATGCCTTGGCAGGTACGGTCAATATCGATTTGACGACAGAACCGATCGGATATAATAAAAATCACCAACCGGTATATTTAAAAGAACTTTGGCCGTCTTCAGCCGAAATCCAGCAAGTGTTGCAGCAATCACTTCAACCTGAATTGTTCCGTAAACGGTATGAGGTCGTATACGAAGCAAATGAGCAATGGAATCGTATTGATATTTCTGAAGGATTGCTGTATCAATGGGACGAACGTTCTTGTTACATCCGCAAACCTCCGTTCTTGGAACGCTTCCGTTGGGATGTAAAAGAAATGGAAGACATAAAAGAAGCTCGTGTCCTTGCGCTGTTAGGGGATGTCGTCACGACGGATCATCTCTCCCCCTCGGGAGTCATTCTCCCCAACAGTCCTGCTGGGCTGTATTTGCAAAGTTGCGGAGTAGAACCGAAAGATTTTAACTCCTATCCGTCGCGCAGAGGCAATCATCATGTCATGGTAAGGGGAGCGCTGGCCAATGTGCTGAATCTTATGGTTCCAGAAGCGGGGCGAGGGATGACAAAAAATTGGTTAACGGGAGAAATCATGTCTATTTATGATGCGGCGATGAAATATAAGGAAAAGGACATCCCGTTGCTGATTATAGCGGGCAAAGAATATGGCACAGGAAGCTCGAGGGATTGGGCGGCAAAAGGGACGTATCTTTTAGGAGTCAAAGCCGTCATTGCCGAGAGTTTTGAAAGAATCCACCGCAGCAATCTAGTTGGCATGGGAGTGTTGCCTTTGCAGTTTGTCGATGGCATAAACGCTTCCTCTCTCGGGATCACAGGAGCAGAAACGTTCAGAACGATCGGGTTGGACAAAGGAGTCAAACCAGGGCAAAAGATCAAGGTAGAGGGGATTCGGGAAGACGGAACCTGCTTTGAGTTTGACGTGATCGTCCGTCTTGATAACGCCATAGAAGTGGAATACTATCGCAATGGCGGGATTATGCAGACCGTCATGCGCCGACTTGCACAAAGTCCATTCGGAAATTCGCTGAAAACCGCTCAGTAA
- a CDS encoding RNA-guided endonuclease InsQ/TnpB family protein, with protein MANKAYQFRLYPTKEQLLAKTFGCVRFVYNKMLEERIQLFEKFKDDKESLKQQKFPTPAKYKKEFPWLKEVDSLALANAQLNLQKAFQNFFSGRAGFPKFKNRKAKQSYTTNVVNGNMKLSDGYIKLPKLKWIKLKQHREIPAHHIIKACTITKTKTGKYYISILTEYEHQPAPKEGQTVVGLDFSMSTLYVDSEGKRANYPRFYRKALGKLAKEQRKLSRKKKGSNRWHKQRLKVAKLHEKMANQRKDFLHKESHKLAKLYDCVVIEDLNMKGMSQALHFGQSVHDNGWGMFTSFLQYKLAEQGKKLIKIDKWFPSSKTCSCCGKVRKSLSLSERTFRCECGFESDRDVNAAINIKHEGMKRLAIV; from the coding sequence ATGGCCAACAAAGCCTATCAGTTCCGTCTATACCCAACAAAAGAACAACTGCTCGCCAAAACCTTCGGTTGTGTCCGTTTCGTGTATAACAAAATGCTTGAAGAGCGCATACAACTGTTTGAAAAGTTCAAGGACGATAAAGAATCCTTGAAACAGCAAAAATTTCCGACCCCTGCCAAGTACAAAAAGGAGTTTCCTTGGCTAAAAGAAGTGGATAGCCTTGCGCTGGCAAACGCCCAATTGAATTTGCAAAAAGCGTTTCAAAACTTCTTTTCTGGCCGCGCTGGATTTCCAAAGTTCAAAAACCGCAAGGCGAAACAGTCGTACACCACAAATGTGGTGAATGGCAACATGAAGCTTTCAGATGGCTATATCAAGTTGCCCAAACTGAAATGGATCAAGCTCAAGCAACACCGGGAGATTCCTGCCCACCATATCATCAAGGCTTGTACGATCACGAAAACAAAAACAGGAAAATACTATATTTCGATTCTCACAGAGTACGAACATCAACCTGCACCAAAAGAAGGACAAACTGTTGTTGGGCTTGACTTTTCCATGAGTACGCTGTATGTCGATAGCGAGGGTAAGAGAGCCAATTATCCTCGATTCTATCGCAAAGCATTGGGAAAATTAGCGAAAGAACAGCGTAAATTGTCTCGTAAAAAGAAAGGCTCGAATCGTTGGCATAAACAGCGTCTGAAAGTAGCGAAGTTGCATGAGAAAATGGCCAACCAGCGCAAGGACTTTCTGCATAAGGAGTCGCACAAATTAGCGAAACTTTATGATTGCGTGGTCATCGAAGACCTCAACATGAAGGGAATGTCCCAAGCCCTCCATTTCGGTCAAAGCGTTCATGACAATGGCTGGGGCATGTTCACCTCTTTCCTTCAGTACAAGTTGGCCGAACAGGGGAAGAAGCTGATCAAAATCGACAAATGGTTTCCATCATCGAAAACTTGTTCGTGCTGCGGCAAAGTGAGGAAGTCTCTATCGCTTTCTGAGCGTACATTCCGCTGTGAATGTGGATTCGAGAGCGACAGGGACGTCAATGCGGCCATCAATATCAAACATGAGGGCATGAAACGATTAGCGATAGTCTAA
- a CDS encoding lactonase family protein, producing MSHPHHTVFDPTGRFLVVPDLGLNRIILFTLNAETGELTSRHLPFGTTQEGAGPRHISFHPVLPYAYVVNELDSTVTVYAFEKENGRLTMKQTIPTVPSHVNGNTAAEIAVSPCGRFVYASNRGHNSIAIFAVDQQTGELSPIGWESTKGATPRFFTFDPFGTFLYVANEDSDTIVAFKVDGKTGELQPTGWILETESPVCIVFSSLR from the coding sequence ATTTCTCATCCCCACCATACGGTATTTGATCCTACGGGACGTTTCCTCGTTGTTCCCGATTTAGGGCTTAACCGGATCATTTTGTTTACACTGAATGCCGAAACAGGCGAACTGACTTCAAGACATTTGCCTTTTGGAACAACGCAGGAAGGGGCCGGACCGCGGCACATCTCTTTCCATCCAGTCTTGCCGTATGCGTATGTTGTGAATGAGCTTGATTCTACTGTCACGGTATATGCGTTTGAAAAAGAAAATGGACGGCTAACGATGAAACAAACGATACCGACCGTTCCTAGCCATGTTAATGGAAATACAGCGGCAGAAATCGCTGTCTCACCGTGCGGGCGTTTCGTATACGCGTCAAACAGGGGGCATAATAGCATCGCCATTTTTGCGGTGGATCAACAAACCGGTGAACTTTCCCCTATTGGCTGGGAGTCTACCAAAGGTGCGACTCCCCGATTTTTCACGTTTGATCCATTCGGAACGTTCCTGTACGTTGCGAATGAGGACAGCGATACGATCGTGGCCTTTAAAGTGGATGGCAAAACCGGCGAACTACAGCCTACCGGCTGGATTTTGGAGACAGAAAGCCCGGTATGTATTGTTTTCTCTTCCTTAAGGTGA
- a CDS encoding group II intron maturase-specific domain-containing protein: MGWIGYFRLIETPSVLQNIEGWIRRRLRLCQWLQWKRVRTRIRELRALGLKETAVMEIANTRKGAWRTTKAPQLHQALGKTYWTAQGLKSLTQRYFGAPSRLTNRLVRTRMLGGVRGRGLAAPSYSIGHGSSGGDASLVASLLRSRTDING, from the coding sequence ATGGGATGGATCGGGTACTTTCGGCTCATCGAAACCCCGTCTGTCCTTCAGAACATCGAAGGATGGATTCGGAGAAGGCTTCGACTCTGTCAATGGCTTCAATGGAAACGGGTCAGAACCAGAATCCGTGAGTTAAGGGCGCTGGGATTGAAGGAAACAGCAGTGATGGAGATCGCCAATACCCGAAAAGGAGCTTGGCGAACAACGAAAGCGCCGCAACTCCACCAAGCCCTGGGCAAGACATACTGGACCGCTCAAGGACTCAAGAGTTTGACGCAACGATATTTCGGAGCTCCGTCAAGGTTGACGAATCGCCTAGTGCGGACCCGCATGCTAGGTGGTGTGAGGGGACGGGGGTTAGCCGCCCCCTCCTACTCGATTGGACATGGATCAAGCGGGGGAGATGCCTCGCTCGTCGCTTCGCTGTTGCGATCCAGAACGGACATTAACGGATGA
- a CDS encoding Uma2 family endonuclease, with product MNPEPSKLYTYADYIQWDGRWELIDGKAYNMSPSPTWEHQFTVMELSFAFRSYFQNKDCYVAIAPFDVRLSENDDYTYAKHVVQPDISVICNRNNLTPNGCLGAPTLVVEVLSPSTALKDRNEKFKLYEQFGVKEYWIVDPLYKTIEVFGLEDGFFKKREAFGEHETIISFLFTDFSLEARRLFFQ from the coding sequence ATGAATCCAGAACCGTCCAAACTGTATACGTATGCCGATTATATTCAATGGGATGGGCGTTGGGAGCTTATTGATGGAAAAGCTTACAACATGAGCCCTTCCCCAACGTGGGAGCATCAGTTTACCGTTATGGAACTATCGTTCGCATTTCGTTCGTACTTTCAAAATAAAGATTGCTACGTTGCCATTGCTCCGTTTGATGTTCGTCTCTCCGAAAACGATGACTACACATATGCAAAACATGTCGTTCAACCCGATATTTCTGTCATTTGCAATCGAAACAACTTAACACCAAACGGCTGTTTAGGAGCCCCAACACTCGTTGTCGAGGTTCTTTCTCCATCTACAGCGTTAAAAGATCGAAATGAAAAATTTAAACTATACGAACAATTTGGCGTAAAAGAATATTGGATTGTTGACCCTTTGTATAAAACGATTGAAGTATTTGGATTAGAAGATGGATTTTTTAAAAAAAGAGAAGCGTTTGGGGAACATGAAACCATCATCTCTTTTCTATTTACCGATTTTTCTCTCGAGGCGAGGCGATTATTTTTTCAATAA
- a CDS encoding Rqc2 family fibronectin-binding protein, which produces MSFDGVLTYAIAGELNEALAGGRITKIHQPSAYEIVMLVRARGQNHKVLLSAHPTYARVHLTNETYDNPPEPPMFCMRLRKQLEGSIIESVRQVDFDRIIIIDAKGRDELGDVQTKRLMIEIMGRHSNIILVDASTNTIIDSLKHLPPSVNRYRTVLPGHPYVAPPAHGKLNPLEATEETVLKKLDFHAGKLAQQLVSAFSGISPLFANEAVFRAGLANRATLPKSFLALIDDVRHRRFAPMMYTNGEKEWFYVLPLKHLQIEGQPFASASGLLDRFYFGKAERDRVKQQAHDIERLMANEKAKNEKKLLKLEQTLEEAKQADIYRLYGELLTAHLYAAKRGMTEIEVVNYYDENGGTITIPLDPQKSPSDNAQQYFQKYQKVKNSLAVVQEQIERTKEDIAYCDTILSQLETAAPKDVEEIRDELIEQGYLRPRATKGTKKRKPTAPELDRYIASDGTEILVGKNNKQNDYLTTKLAHKDDIWLHVKNIPGSHVVIRSRQPSDETLLEAANLAAYFSKARQSGSVPVDYTRIRHVKKPSGAKPGFVIYEHEQTLYVTPDEELIRAMKQRQKEQAAKRP; this is translated from the coding sequence ATGTCCTTTGACGGAGTGTTGACATACGCCATTGCCGGTGAACTGAACGAGGCGCTTGCAGGCGGGCGGATCACGAAAATCCATCAGCCGTCCGCCTATGAGATCGTCATGCTTGTGCGCGCCCGCGGCCAGAATCATAAAGTGCTGCTATCGGCGCACCCGACGTACGCCCGCGTCCACTTGACGAATGAAACGTACGACAATCCGCCCGAGCCGCCGATGTTTTGCATGCGGCTGCGCAAACAGTTGGAAGGAAGCATCATCGAGTCGGTCCGCCAAGTCGACTTTGACCGGATCATCATCATCGACGCAAAAGGGCGCGACGAGCTCGGCGACGTGCAAACGAAGCGGCTCATGATCGAAATCATGGGCCGCCATAGCAACATCATCCTAGTCGACGCGTCAACCAACACGATCATCGACAGCTTGAAGCATTTGCCGCCATCGGTCAACCGCTACCGGACGGTGCTCCCCGGGCATCCGTACGTCGCCCCGCCGGCGCACGGCAAACTCAATCCGCTCGAGGCGACCGAAGAAACGGTGCTGAAAAAACTCGACTTTCACGCCGGCAAGCTCGCCCAGCAGCTTGTCTCCGCCTTCAGCGGCATTTCGCCGCTGTTCGCCAACGAAGCCGTGTTCCGCGCCGGGCTCGCCAACCGGGCGACGCTGCCGAAAAGCTTTCTCGCGCTCATCGATGACGTTCGGCACCGCCGCTTTGCCCCGATGATGTACACGAACGGGGAAAAAGAATGGTTTTACGTGTTGCCACTTAAGCACTTACAAATCGAAGGCCAGCCGTTTGCGAGCGCCAGCGGGCTATTGGACCGCTTTTATTTCGGCAAGGCCGAGCGCGACCGCGTCAAGCAGCAAGCCCATGACATCGAGCGGCTCATGGCGAACGAAAAGGCGAAAAATGAGAAAAAGCTCCTCAAGCTCGAACAGACGCTGGAGGAAGCGAAACAAGCCGACATTTACCGGCTGTACGGCGAGCTGCTCACCGCCCACCTGTACGCCGCAAAGCGCGGCATGACGGAAATCGAGGTCGTGAACTACTACGACGAAAACGGCGGCACGATCACCATTCCGCTCGACCCGCAAAAATCGCCGTCTGACAACGCGCAACAATACTTTCAAAAATACCAAAAAGTGAAAAACTCGCTTGCTGTCGTTCAAGAACAAATCGAGCGGACGAAAGAAGACATCGCCTATTGCGACACGATTTTAAGCCAGCTCGAAACCGCCGCGCCAAAAGACGTCGAGGAAATTCGCGATGAGCTCATCGAACAAGGCTATTTGCGCCCGCGCGCGACAAAAGGGACGAAAAAGCGAAAACCAACCGCGCCCGAGCTGGATCGCTACATCGCAAGCGACGGCACGGAAATATTGGTCGGCAAAAACAACAAACAAAACGATTATTTGACAACGAAGCTCGCCCACAAAGACGACATTTGGCTCCATGTCAAAAACATCCCTGGCTCGCACGTCGTCATCCGGAGCAGGCAGCCGTCCGACGAGACGCTCCTCGAGGCGGCGAACTTGGCCGCCTACTTCAGCAAAGCCCGCCAGTCCGGATCCGTGCCTGTCGACTACACGCGCATCCGCCATGTCAAAAAACCGAGCGGCGCCAAGCCGGGGTTTGTCATTTACGAACACGAGCAAACGCTCTACGTCACGCCGGATGAAGAGCTCATCCGCGCCATGAAACAGCGGCAAAAAGAACAAGCGGCGAAACGGCCGTAA